The following DNA comes from Dehalococcoidia bacterium.
CCCGCCATCGCAGGCGATGGGCGTGCCCACGCCCCTTCAATGACTATGGTTGTTGGTTTAGGAGTGGGTGTAGGAGCAGCCGCCCGGCACGCCCCTAGCACCACAAGGAGGCCCAACACTGCCAGCACAAGAAGACCATTGCGCACACTACCCCCCTTTGAGCAAGTGACGGATGTCCTGGACGACATAGCGTATCTCGTCCCCTTGCATCCCGAAGAACGGGGGAAAAGCGAGGCGCAAGCGCCCCGCGGGGTCTATCACGAACACAAAGGCGGTATGGGCCACTGTATAGCCCCCCGCCGAGCCGATGTCTTCTTTGTAATAGCGGACGCCATAGGCGTTGGCCACCAAAGCTACCTGCTCGGGTGTTCCCGTCAGGCCGATGTAGCGGGGGTCAAACCCTTTGACATAGGTGCGGAGCCGCTCGGGGGTGTCCCGCTCCGGGTCGACCGACACAAACACGAACTGCACTCGCTGGGCGTCGCCGCCCAGACGCTCTAATACCTGACGGACGGCGACCAAGGTTGCAGGGCACACATCGGGGCAGTGGGTGTAGCCGAAGAACACGAGCACTACTTTGTTACGGAAGTTTGCCAGGTGGAAGGGGTTGCCCTCGGTATCCGTCAGGGCCAGGTCGGGGGCAAGGTGTGGGGGGGTAAAAGTAGCACCGTAAAAGGTATAGGGCGGGGAGGCGCGCACCTGTAGGGCCAGGGCCGTTCCGATTGCCCCCAACACCACGATGGCTGTCCCCACCAGGACGAAGATGCGGGAGCGCATCGTTACCCCCCTCACAAACTATTATATTCCAACACCCCCCGCACAGTAAGGTGGGGATCTGACGCACTGCCCTCCTGCCTAGACCTTGACAGTGAGCACTGCCTGGCATAGCATAGGCCTGGCCCATATCCCCAAGGGTTCCCCCGGGCACGGAGGCGAGGATGAGCACCATCGTGCAAGAGTTCGTGCGCAAACACCCCAAGTCTGCCGAGGCCTATCAGCGCTCTAAAACCATCTTCCCTGGCGGTGTTACCCACGACACCCGTTATCTCACCCCCTTCCCCCTCTTCATCACCCACGCCTCCGGCTCCCGCAAGTGGGACTTGGACGGCAACGAGTATGTGGACTATGTGATGGGGCACGGGGCGCTCATCTTGGGCCATGCCCATCCCAGCCTGGTGCAAGCCGTAACGGAGCAAATCCGTAAGGGCACCCATTTGGGTGGCAACACCTTGGAGGAGATCCGCTGGGCTGAGGCTATCCGCCGTCTCATTCCTTCAGCCCAGAAGGTGCGGTTCCACTCCTCGGGGACCGAGGCGACCATGATGGCGGTGCGCCTGGCCCGCGCCTACACAGGGAAGAAGCGCCTCATCAAGTTCGCCGACCACTTCCACGGGTGGAGCGATGCCCTTTTGCCCTCGGCGGGCACTGCCCCCGGCGGCATCCCCGAGGAGACCTGGGCGACGGTGACCGTGCTCCCTCCCAACGACCTGGCCTTGGTGGAGAAGACCATCCGGGAGAAGGGGGATGTGGCGGCGGTGATTCTGGAGCCGACGGGTGCCCACATGGGGCAGTACCCTGTGCGCCCCGATTTCCTACGGGGCCTGCGGGAGGTTACCACCCGGTATGGGGTGGTGCTTATCTTTGACGAGGTGGTCACGGGCTTCCGCACGGCGAAGAACGGTGCTCAAGGGCGCTTCGGGGTGCTCCCTGACCTTACGACCCTGGCCAAGATCGTGGCAGGGGGGCTCCCCGGGGCGGCCGTGGTGGGTAAAGCGGAGATTCTGGACATGATCCAGCATCGGGGCGACCCCGATTGGGATACCCGTCAACGGGTGGGACACCCCGGCACCTTCAATGCCAACCCCCTGTCGGCCGTTGCAGGAGCCACCTGTTTGGAGCTGCTGGCCTCCCAACCCATCAACGAGCACGCCGAGCGCATGGCCGAACGTTTGAAGCGGGGTATCCGTGCCCTTCTGCAACGGATGGAAGTGCCCGGCTGTGCCTTTGGAGTAGGGGCGTTGGTGGAGTTGACCCTGGGCGTCCCCCACGATTGCCCGGGCGACTTCTGCCCCCTGCCTTTAGACCAGGTCAAACAGGCCACCCGTCCCGCCCTGCGCCAGGCCCTGCGCCGCGCCATGCTCAACAACGGCGCAGACCTTATGGGTGGAGGGCGCTTCATCCTGTCGGGCGTGCATACAGAACAGGACATCGAGATCACCCTGGACGCCCTGGAGCGCTCCTTACGGGCCCTGCGGGCCGAAGGACTGGTGTAAAACGCTGGAGATTGGTTGCCTCGGGACGCCCCCGAACCCCTCCGCTAGGTAGGAATAATCGGAAGAAGAACGTGGGAGGGACGGGAGGTGTCGTGCCAGAGGGTGTTCTCGGCCACGGTCCAGCGCCGTTCCTGCCCTAGGGGGTCGCCCGTATTAGGGTTGACATCAAACCGAGGGAAGTTGCTGGAGGAGATGTCCACCCGAATGCGATGCCCCGCCTTGAACAGGTTGCTGGTGGGGTA
Coding sequences within:
- a CDS encoding SCO family protein — encoded protein: MRSRIFVLVGTAIVVLGAIGTALALQVRASPPYTFYGATFTPPHLAPDLALTDTEGNPFHLANFRNKVVLVFFGYTHCPDVCPATLVAVRQVLERLGGDAQRVQFVFVSVDPERDTPERLRTYVKGFDPRYIGLTGTPEQVALVANAYGVRYYKEDIGSAGGYTVAHTAFVFVIDPAGRLRLAFPPFFGMQGDEIRYVVQDIRHLLKGG
- a CDS encoding aspartate aminotransferase family protein, whose translation is MSTIVQEFVRKHPKSAEAYQRSKTIFPGGVTHDTRYLTPFPLFITHASGSRKWDLDGNEYVDYVMGHGALILGHAHPSLVQAVTEQIRKGTHLGGNTLEEIRWAEAIRRLIPSAQKVRFHSSGTEATMMAVRLARAYTGKKRLIKFADHFHGWSDALLPSAGTAPGGIPEETWATVTVLPPNDLALVEKTIREKGDVAAVILEPTGAHMGQYPVRPDFLRGLREVTTRYGVVLIFDEVVTGFRTAKNGAQGRFGVLPDLTTLAKIVAGGLPGAAVVGKAEILDMIQHRGDPDWDTRQRVGHPGTFNANPLSAVAGATCLELLASQPINEHAERMAERLKRGIRALLQRMEVPGCAFGVGALVELTLGVPHDCPGDFCPLPLDQVKQATRPALRQALRRAMLNNGADLMGGGRFILSGVHTEQDIEITLDALERSLRALRAEGLV